One Thioclava electrotropha DNA segment encodes these proteins:
- a CDS encoding VOC family protein, with translation MSYPQQRVTLITLGVADLDQSKAFYAALGWHPQAEQDDVAFYQLHGMALSLFSLPALAADQGRTRARLGTGAMTLAQNFDSPEAVDAAFAAALEAGASELKAPEKTFWGGYAGYYADPDHHVWELAHNPFWPLADDGSLTLP, from the coding sequence ATGAGCTATCCGCAGCAACGCGTGACGCTGATCACGCTGGGCGTGGCCGATCTCGATCAGTCCAAGGCCTTCTACGCCGCCCTCGGATGGCACCCCCAAGCCGAGCAGGACGACGTCGCCTTCTACCAGCTCCACGGGATGGCGCTGAGCCTATTCTCTCTGCCCGCGCTCGCCGCCGATCAAGGCCGCACCCGCGCGCGGCTGGGTACCGGAGCGATGACGCTGGCGCAGAATTTCGACAGCCCCGAGGCGGTGGATGCCGCCTTCGCCGCCGCGCTCGAAGCGGGCGCATCCGAACTGAAAGCCCCCGAGAAGACCTTCTGGGGCGGCTATGCGGGCTATTACGCCGATCCAGACCACCACGTCTGGGAACTCGCCCATAATCCTTTCTGGCCGCTGGCCGACGACGGAAGCCTGACCCTCCCATGA
- a CDS encoding LysE family translocator has product MTLTLSQIALYSGALFVLFLTPGPVWLALLARAMSGGFAAAWPLAFGVTVGDMIWPALAILGVSWLVGEFSWFLEALRWVAVAMFVGMGALLIRHADHQISSDSRLTRPGMWAGFVAGLIVIIGNPKAILFYMGILPGFFPIATMTWIDIALVSLISAIVPLTGNLILAAFVDRIRNFLQSRGKLAKLNRIAGGLMILVGLLIAVT; this is encoded by the coding sequence ATGACCCTCACGCTCTCGCAGATCGCGCTCTATTCCGGCGCGCTGTTCGTTCTCTTCCTCACCCCCGGGCCGGTCTGGCTCGCCCTTCTCGCCCGCGCCATGTCGGGCGGGTTTGCCGCTGCCTGGCCGCTCGCCTTCGGGGTCACCGTTGGCGATATGATCTGGCCTGCGCTCGCCATCCTCGGCGTGTCGTGGCTGGTCGGCGAATTCAGCTGGTTTCTCGAAGCCCTGCGCTGGGTCGCGGTCGCGATGTTCGTCGGGATGGGCGCACTCCTGATCCGCCATGCCGACCATCAGATCAGCTCCGACAGCCGCCTGACGCGCCCCGGCATGTGGGCGGGCTTCGTCGCCGGGCTCATCGTGATCATCGGCAATCCCAAGGCGATCCTATTCTACATGGGCATCCTGCCGGGCTTCTTCCCGATCGCCACGATGACCTGGATCGACATCGCCCTCGTGAGCCTGATCTCGGCCATCGTGCCGCTGACCGGCAACCTGATCCTCGCCGCCTTCGTCGACCGCATCCGCAACTTCTTGCAAAGCCGCGGCAAGCTGGCAAAGCTCAACCGGATCGCGGGCGGGCTGATGATCCTTGTGGGCCTTCTTATCGCCGTGACGTGA
- the gyrB gene encoding DNA topoisomerase (ATP-hydrolyzing) subunit B, with protein sequence MTDDTPKKNAYGADSIKVLKGLEAVRKRPGMYIGDTDDGSGLHHMVYEVVDNGIDEALAGHADYVAVKIHADSSVSVRDNGRGIPVDIHAEEGVSAAEVIMTQLHAGGKFNNTDDDGNAYKVSGGLHGVGVSVVNALSDWLELTVWRDGKIHKARFEHGECVEHVHVVGEAPNESGTEVRFLASSKEDDPEGTFSNREFVFATLEKRLRELAFLNSGVRIIIEDERPAEPIKTELHYEGGVREFVKYLDRSKNAVMEDPIYMVGEVRGIGVECAMWWNDSYHETVLPFTNNIPQRDGGTHMAGLRGALTRTITKYAQESGIAKREKVDFTGDDAREGLTCVLSVKVPDPKFSSQTKDKLVSSEVRPAVENLVNEKLAEWFEENPNEAKQIVGKIIEAALAREAARKARELTRRKTVMDVASLPGKLADCQEKDPSLSEVFLVEGDSAGGSAKQGRERKNQAVLPLRGKILNVERARFDRMLGSDQIGTLITALGTGIGRDEFNIDKLRYHKIVIMTDADVDGAHIRTLLLTFFFRQMPEIIEHGYLYIAQPPLYKVARGKSEVYLKDQTALEDYLIDMGVEGAILRLNTGEEISGQDLKRVVEEARLIKRILATFPTHYPHHILEQAAIAGAMVPGKIDGDAQGVANSVAERLDLVALEYERGWQGRPTQDHGIRLARVLRGVEEVRTLDGAVLRSGEARRLGSQTDQLKEVYDRPAKLVRKEREILIHGPLELLDAILKEGEKGLSLQRYKGLGEMNPEQLWETTLDPSARTLLQVRIEDVAEAEDIFSKLMGDVVEPRREFIQQNALTVENLDF encoded by the coding sequence ATGACCGACGACACCCCGAAGAAGAACGCATACGGCGCCGATTCCATCAAGGTTCTCAAAGGCTTGGAAGCCGTGAGAAAACGGCCCGGCATGTATATCGGCGATACCGATGACGGCTCGGGCCTGCACCACATGGTCTATGAGGTCGTCGATAACGGGATCGACGAGGCCTTGGCGGGTCACGCCGACTACGTTGCCGTGAAAATTCACGCGGATTCTTCGGTCTCCGTGCGCGATAATGGGCGCGGGATTCCGGTCGATATCCACGCCGAAGAAGGCGTCTCCGCGGCCGAGGTCATCATGACCCAGCTGCACGCCGGCGGGAAGTTCAACAACACCGACGATGACGGCAACGCCTATAAGGTGTCGGGCGGTCTGCACGGCGTGGGCGTCTCGGTGGTGAACGCGCTGTCGGACTGGCTGGAACTGACGGTCTGGCGTGACGGCAAGATCCACAAGGCGCGGTTCGAGCATGGCGAATGCGTCGAGCATGTGCATGTCGTGGGCGAGGCCCCGAACGAGAGCGGCACCGAGGTGCGTTTCCTCGCGTCGAGCAAGGAAGACGATCCCGAAGGTACCTTCTCGAACCGTGAGTTCGTCTTCGCCACGCTGGAAAAGCGTCTGCGCGAACTGGCCTTCCTGAACTCCGGCGTCCGCATCATCATCGAAGACGAACGCCCCGCCGAGCCGATCAAGACCGAACTGCACTACGAAGGCGGCGTTCGGGAATTTGTGAAATATCTGGATCGCTCGAAAAACGCCGTGATGGAGGACCCGATCTACATGGTCGGCGAAGTGCGCGGCATCGGCGTCGAATGCGCGATGTGGTGGAACGACAGCTACCACGAGACGGTGCTGCCCTTCACCAACAACATCCCGCAGCGCGACGGCGGCACCCACATGGCGGGCCTGCGCGGCGCACTGACCCGCACGATCACGAAATACGCGCAGGAGAGCGGTATCGCCAAGCGCGAGAAGGTCGATTTCACCGGTGACGACGCGCGCGAAGGTCTGACCTGCGTGCTCTCGGTGAAAGTGCCCGATCCGAAATTCTCCAGCCAGACCAAGGACAAGCTGGTCTCCTCCGAGGTCCGCCCGGCGGTCGAGAACCTCGTGAACGAGAAGCTCGCCGAATGGTTCGAGGAGAACCCGAACGAGGCCAAGCAGATCGTCGGCAAGATCATCGAAGCCGCGCTCGCGCGCGAGGCTGCCCGCAAGGCGCGCGAACTGACGCGCCGCAAGACGGTGATGGATGTGGCCTCCCTGCCCGGCAAGCTCGCCGACTGTCAGGAGAAGGATCCGTCGCTATCGGAAGTCTTCCTCGTCGAGGGTGACTCCGCAGGCGGCTCGGCCAAGCAGGGCCGCGAACGTAAAAACCAAGCGGTGCTGCCGCTGCGCGGTAAGATCCTCAACGTCGAGCGCGCGCGCTTCGACCGGATGCTCGGCTCGGATCAGATCGGCACGCTGATCACCGCGCTCGGCACCGGCATCGGCCGCGACGAGTTCAACATCGACAAGCTGCGCTACCACAAGATCGTCATCATGACCGATGCAGACGTCGACGGTGCGCACATCCGGACGCTGCTGCTGACCTTCTTCTTCCGCCAGATGCCCGAGATCATCGAGCATGGCTATCTCTACATCGCGCAGCCGCCGCTTTACAAAGTCGCGCGCGGCAAGTCCGAGGTCTATCTGAAAGACCAGACCGCGCTGGAGGATTACCTGATCGACATGGGCGTCGAGGGGGCCATTCTGCGGCTCAACACCGGCGAAGAAATCTCCGGCCAGGATCTCAAGCGCGTCGTCGAAGAGGCGCGCCTGATCAAGCGCATCCTCGCGACCTTCCCAACCCATTACCCGCATCACATCCTCGAGCAGGCGGCGATCGCGGGCGCAATGGTGCCGGGCAAGATCGACGGCGATGCGCAGGGCGTCGCGAACTCGGTAGCCGAGCGTCTCGACCTCGTCGCGCTGGAATACGAGCGCGGCTGGCAGGGCCGTCCGACGCAGGATCACGGCATCCGCCTCGCCCGCGTTCTGCGCGGCGTGGAAGAGGTCCGCACGCTCGACGGCGCGGTGCTGCGTTCCGGCGAAGCGCGGCGTCTGGGCAGCCAGACCGACCAGCTCAAGGAGGTCTATGACCGCCCGGCGAAACTGGTGCGCAAAGAGCGTGAAATCCTCATTCACGGTCCGCTGGAACTGCTCGACGCGATCCTCAAGGAGGGCGAAAAGGGCCTGAGCCTGCAGCGCTACAAGGGTCTGGGCGAGATGAACCCCGAGCAGCTTTGGGAAACCACGCTCGATCCGTCCGCACGCACGCTCCTGCAGGTCCGCATCGAAGACGTGGCCGAGGCCGAGGACATCTTCTCGAAGCTGATGGGCGACGTCGTCGAACCCCGCCGCGAGTTCATCCAGCAAAACGCCCTCACGGTGGAAAACCTCGACTTCTGA
- a CDS encoding formylglycine-generating enzyme family protein: protein MIAKLAFLAPRLSLRKVLAAGAAIIALGAAWGFLRGPDLDYVPQMAERVVTLPDGHAIYVQKYEVTVAEWNRCHADGACELALRAPLGSETATTPATGLSHVDVEQYLGWINRKARHDFRLPTIAEWQFMAKDVLPEKEDPIFTDPDLTWASTYLTTGLAPRKLSPRGSFSTSAEGIVDLDGSVWEWTQDCYGGEGGGPIDPKKCAAFFAGGEHVAAIPFLVRDPARGGCAVGSPPAHLGLRLVSETRI from the coding sequence ATGATCGCCAAACTCGCTTTCCTCGCGCCCCGTCTTTCCCTTCGGAAGGTGCTTGCGGCGGGGGCGGCGATCATCGCCCTCGGGGCCGCGTGGGGTTTCCTGCGCGGCCCCGATCTCGATTACGTACCGCAGATGGCCGAGCGGGTGGTGACGCTGCCTGACGGTCACGCGATTTACGTTCAGAAATATGAAGTGACGGTTGCGGAGTGGAACCGGTGCCACGCGGACGGCGCCTGCGAGCTTGCCTTGCGCGCTCCGCTCGGCAGCGAGACGGCGACGACGCCGGCCACCGGGCTGAGCCATGTCGATGTCGAGCAGTATCTCGGCTGGATCAATCGCAAGGCGCGCCACGACTTCCGTCTGCCGACGATTGCCGAATGGCAGTTCATGGCCAAGGACGTGCTGCCCGAGAAGGAGGATCCGATCTTCACCGATCCAGATTTGACATGGGCTTCGACCTACCTGACCACCGGCCTCGCGCCGCGCAAGCTCTCGCCGCGGGGCAGCTTCTCGACCAGCGCCGAGGGGATCGTGGATCTCGACGGCTCGGTCTGGGAATGGACGCAGGACTGTTATGGCGGGGAGGGCGGCGGCCCCATCGACCCGAAGAAATGCGCGGCCTTCTTCGCAGGTGGCGAGCATGTCGCTGCGATCCCGTTCCTCGTCCGCGACCCTGCGCGCGGCGGCTGCGCCGTCGGAAGCCCGCCCGCGCATCTCGGCCTGCGTTTGGTCAGTGAAACCCGGATATGA
- the nirK gene encoding copper-containing nitrite reductase, whose translation MPKYVNPALVKTNRRNVLRGSLLAGAAAMTAGAGMAGTASKRMAPHVAPRPAAPKFILAEAEAQVAAPKVDLSGYTRVRQELVAPPFAPKHEQVATGGPKIVEIRMETTEVLLTVDEDTGASIWALTYNGSVPGPLIIVHQDDYVELTLSNPAASQMEHNIDFHASSGALGGGGLTHVYPGEETVLRFKATRPGVFTYHCAPGGAMIPYHVTHGMNGTLMVLPRDGLKDADGNPLRYDTIAYIGEQDFYLPMDENGDYKTYEVAGEDFADSVEAMRTLTPTHSVFNGSVGALTGENAFKAKVGDTVLMVHNQANRDSRPHLIGGHGDHVWENGKFANPPQKDQETWFIRGGSAGAAMYTFLQPGVYAYVNHNLIEAALLGATAHFVVDGAWDNALMEQVTPPHVVET comes from the coding sequence ATGCCGAAATATGTCAATCCAGCTCTCGTGAAAACCAACCGCCGCAACGTGCTGCGCGGCTCTCTTCTGGCAGGCGCCGCGGCGATGACCGCGGGGGCCGGGATGGCCGGAACCGCGTCGAAGCGCATGGCGCCCCATGTCGCGCCGCGCCCTGCCGCGCCGAAATTCATCCTCGCCGAGGCCGAGGCTCAGGTGGCCGCGCCCAAGGTTGACCTGTCGGGCTATACCCGCGTCCGCCAAGAGCTTGTCGCACCACCCTTCGCGCCCAAGCACGAGCAGGTCGCGACCGGCGGTCCGAAGATCGTCGAGATCCGGATGGAGACCACGGAGGTCCTGCTGACGGTGGATGAGGATACCGGCGCCAGCATCTGGGCGCTGACCTATAACGGTTCGGTCCCCGGCCCGCTGATCATCGTGCATCAGGACGACTATGTCGAACTGACCCTGAGCAACCCCGCCGCTTCGCAGATGGAGCACAATATCGACTTCCACGCCTCCTCGGGCGCCTTGGGCGGCGGTGGCCTGACCCACGTTTATCCCGGCGAGGAAACGGTGCTGCGCTTCAAGGCGACGCGGCCGGGCGTGTTCACCTATCACTGCGCGCCGGGTGGGGCGATGATCCCCTACCACGTCACCCACGGCATGAACGGCACGCTGATGGTGCTGCCGCGTGACGGGCTCAAGGATGCCGATGGCAACCCGCTGCGCTACGACACGATCGCCTATATCGGCGAGCAGGACTTCTACCTGCCGATGGACGAGAACGGCGATTACAAGACCTACGAAGTCGCCGGTGAGGACTTCGCCGACAGCGTCGAGGCGATGCGCACGCTCACGCCGACCCACTCGGTCTTCAACGGTTCGGTCGGGGCGCTGACGGGCGAGAACGCCTTCAAGGCCAAGGTCGGCGACACGGTTCTGATGGTTCACAATCAGGCCAACCGCGACAGCCGTCCGCACCTGATCGGCGGTCATGGCGACCATGTCTGGGAGAACGGCAAATTCGCCAATCCCCCGCAGAAGGATCAGGAGACCTGGTTCATCCGCGGCGGCAGCGCAGGGGCCGCGATGTATACCTTCCTGCAGCCGGGCGTCTACGCCTACGTCAACCACAACCTGATCGAGGCGGCCCTGCTGGGTGCCACGGCCCACTTCGTGGTGGACGGCGCATGGGACAACGCCCTGATGGAGCAGGTGACGCCGCCCCATGTGGTGGAAACCTGA
- a CDS encoding pseudoazurin produces the protein MIRTLISALALTALLGGAASAETHEVHMLNKGEKGMMVFEPALVKAAPGDTIRFIPTDKGHNAESIDGMIPEGVDGFTGKINKEVEVTLDTEGLYAVRCKPHYAMGMVMVIAVGDATTPDNFFEGRVPKKAKERFEEELGAL, from the coding sequence ATGATCCGCACCCTGATTTCCGCCCTCGCGTTGACCGCTCTTCTGGGTGGTGCGGCGAGCGCCGAGACCCACGAGGTTCACATGCTCAACAAAGGCGAAAAAGGCATGATGGTCTTCGAGCCCGCGCTTGTGAAAGCCGCTCCCGGCGACACGATCCGCTTCATTCCGACCGACAAGGGTCACAACGCCGAAAGCATCGACGGGATGATTCCCGAAGGAGTCGACGGGTTTACCGGCAAGATCAACAAAGAGGTCGAAGTGACGCTCGACACCGAGGGGCTCTACGCCGTGCGCTGCAAGCCGCATTACGCGATGGGCATGGTGATGGTGATTGCGGTGGGCGACGCAACCACCCCCGACAATTTCTTCGAGGGCCGTGTGCCGAAGAAGGCCAAGGAACGCTTTGAAGAGGAATTGGGCGCGCTGTGA
- a CDS encoding Crp/Fnr family transcriptional regulator has protein sequence MSRLDESLLTPMPPFSRLEKRQIREILDLASVRRFDEGVAVFEEGAPAERFYMLLDGYIRVMRITPTGEQVIALHIPSGQLFGIAQALGRTTYPATSVTASEAIVLGWPMRLWDQFVSQYDGFASETYKTVGQRIGEMNTRIVEMATQQVEQRVANSLLRLINQTGRKVENGIEIDFPVTRQDLSEMTATTLHTVSRLLSAWEKQGVVASRRKRITVTDAHRLVLICRGEAPPSR, from the coding sequence ATGTCGCGGCTCGACGAGAGTCTGTTGACGCCGATGCCGCCTTTCTCCCGTCTGGAGAAGCGGCAGATCCGCGAGATTCTCGACCTCGCCAGCGTGCGCCGCTTCGACGAGGGAGTGGCGGTCTTCGAGGAAGGCGCTCCGGCAGAGCGGTTCTACATGCTGCTCGACGGCTATATCCGGGTGATGCGGATCACGCCGACGGGCGAGCAGGTGATCGCGCTGCATATCCCTTCGGGGCAGCTCTTCGGGATCGCGCAGGCGCTTGGGCGCACGACCTATCCCGCGACTTCCGTCACCGCCTCGGAGGCGATCGTGCTGGGCTGGCCGATGAGGCTCTGGGATCAGTTTGTGTCGCAGTATGACGGCTTCGCTTCCGAGACCTACAAGACCGTGGGCCAGCGTATCGGTGAGATGAACACTCGCATCGTCGAAATGGCGACCCAGCAGGTCGAGCAGCGGGTGGCCAATTCGCTCTTGCGCCTGATCAATCAGACCGGGCGCAAAGTGGAGAACGGGATCGAGATCGACTTCCCGGTCACCCGGCAGGATCTCTCGGAAATGACCGCGACGACGCTGCACACGGTCTCGCGCTTGTTGAGCGCGTGGGAAAAGCAGGGAGTGGTCGCGAGCCGCCGCAAGCGGATCACCGTCACCGATGCGCACCGTCTGGTGCTCATTTGCCGGGGCGAGGCCCCGCCGTCTCGATAG
- a CDS encoding DUF1858 domain-containing protein: MSKASWKNPDATLDALMRDWPATIEVFMRHKMLCVGCLVNPFHTIDDACTEYRLDLDDFIAELDEAIAASIETAGPRPGK, encoded by the coding sequence ATGTCAAAAGCCAGCTGGAAGAACCCCGATGCCACGCTCGACGCGCTGATGCGCGATTGGCCTGCCACGATCGAGGTGTTCATGCGTCACAAGATGCTCTGTGTGGGCTGCCTCGTGAACCCGTTCCACACGATCGACGATGCCTGCACCGAGTATCGGCTCGATCTCGACGACTTCATCGCCGAGCTGGACGAGGCTATTGCGGCATCTATCGAGACGGCGGGGCCTCGCCCCGGCAAATGA
- a CDS encoding c-type cytochrome, whose product MAEILTKSRARNIFYGGSIFFVLVFIALTAQSHFYIVNHSTASAPLTEQIARGKGVWERNSCINCHTLHGEGAYFAPEVGNVMTRWGVADDPQGAYETLDAWIAAQPSGIEGRRQMPHFDINEEDMRALAEFLRWADQTDTQGWPPNDAG is encoded by the coding sequence ATGGCTGAAATCCTGACCAAGTCGCGGGCGCGAAACATCTTTTACGGAGGATCCATTTTCTTCGTGCTGGTGTTCATCGCACTGACCGCGCAAAGCCACTTCTATATCGTGAACCACTCGACCGCCTCCGCGCCGCTGACCGAACAGATCGCTCGCGGCAAGGGCGTGTGGGAACGCAATTCCTGCATCAACTGCCACACCCTGCATGGCGAGGGCGCCTATTTCGCGCCCGAGGTCGGCAACGTGATGACCCGCTGGGGTGTCGCGGACGACCCGCAGGGCGCCTACGAGACGCTCGACGCCTGGATCGCGGCGCAACCCTCCGGCATCGAGGGTCGCCGCCAGATGCCGCATTTCGACATCAACGAAGAGGACATGCGCGCGCTCGCGGAATTCCTCCGCTGGGCCGATCAAACCGACACGCAGGGCTGGCCGCCCAATGATGCGGGCTGA
- a CDS encoding cbb3-type cytochrome c oxidase subunit I, with protein sequence MKYQSQSVAKAYFYCAMLLFGVQVLGGLLAGWIYVSPNTLSEILPFNVIRMIHTNALIVWLLLGFFGAAYFLVPEESEREIFSVKLAYLQLAILMIGTLGAVGSYLVGIHGGREFLEQPLWVKFGILVAAVIFLINISLTVLAGRKTAITNVLLMGLWLLCLLWVFAFINPDNLSLDKMYWWMVVHLWVEATWELVMAAILGFLMLKLTGVDREVVEKWLYVIVATALFSGILGTGHHFYWIGTPGYWQWVGSIFSTFEVIPFFLMMSFAFVMVWKGRKNHPNKAALLWSLGSSTVAFFGAGVWGFLHTLHGVNFYSHGTQITAAHGHLAFYGAYVALNLAVFTYAMPMLRGRDPYNQVLNMGAFWLMTGGMAFMTFVLTFAGTIQTHMQRVVGDYYMDVQDSLSIFYLMRFGAGAAVVLGALLFIYSLVVVRRREVIAPGPVTPVAGE encoded by the coding sequence ATGAAATACCAATCCCAATCCGTGGCGAAAGCCTATTTCTACTGCGCCATGCTGCTGTTCGGCGTGCAGGTTCTGGGCGGTCTTCTGGCCGGCTGGATCTATGTCTCGCCCAACACGCTCTCCGAGATCCTGCCCTTCAACGTGATCCGGATGATCCACACCAATGCGCTGATCGTCTGGCTGCTGCTGGGCTTCTTCGGTGCGGCCTATTTCCTCGTCCCCGAAGAAAGCGAGCGCGAGATCTTCTCGGTCAAGCTCGCCTATCTGCAGCTCGCGATCCTGATGATTGGGACGCTGGGCGCGGTCGGCTCCTATCTCGTCGGGATCCATGGCGGGCGCGAATTCCTCGAACAGCCCCTTTGGGTGAAGTTCGGCATCCTCGTCGCCGCCGTGATCTTCCTGATCAACATCTCGCTGACGGTACTGGCGGGTCGCAAGACGGCGATCACCAACGTGCTGCTGATGGGTCTTTGGCTGCTGTGCCTGCTGTGGGTTTTCGCCTTCATCAATCCCGACAACCTGTCGCTCGACAAGATGTACTGGTGGATGGTTGTCCACCTTTGGGTCGAGGCGACCTGGGAGCTGGTGATGGCCGCGATCCTCGGCTTCCTGATGCTCAAGCTGACGGGCGTGGACCGCGAGGTGGTCGAGAAATGGCTCTATGTCATCGTCGCCACCGCGCTCTTCTCCGGCATCCTCGGCACCGGGCACCACTTCTACTGGATCGGCACGCCGGGCTACTGGCAATGGGTGGGCTCGATCTTCTCGACCTTCGAGGTGATCCCGTTCTTCCTAATGATGTCGTTTGCCTTCGTGATGGTCTGGAAGGGCCGCAAGAACCACCCCAACAAAGCCGCACTCCTGTGGTCGCTGGGCTCATCGACCGTGGCCTTCTTCGGCGCGGGCGTCTGGGGCTTCCTGCACACGCTGCACGGGGTGAACTTCTACTCCCACGGCACGCAGATCACCGCCGCGCACGGGCACCTCGCCTTCTACGGGGCCTATGTGGCGCTCAACCTCGCGGTCTTCACCTATGCGATGCCGATGCTGCGCGGGCGCGATCCCTACAACCAGGTGCTCAACATGGGCGCATTCTGGCTGATGACCGGCGGCATGGCCTTCATGACCTTCGTTCTGACCTTCGCAGGCACGATCCAGACCCACATGCAGCGGGTCGTGGGCGACTACTACATGGACGTGCAGGACAGCCTGTCGATCTTCTACCTGATGCGCTTCGGCGCAGGGGCGGCGGTCGTGCTCGGGGCGCTTCTGTTCATCTACTCCCTCGTCGTGGTGCGTCGGCGTGAAGTCATCGCCCCCGGTCCCGTAACCCCCGTGGCAGGAGAATGA
- a CDS encoding CbbQ/NirQ/NorQ/GpvN family protein gives MTMSLDTTNAQIPYYHPTGRECALFERAHANGLPLLLKGPTGCGKTRFVEHMAARLNKPVYTVACHDDLSAADLIGRYLLKGGETEWVDGPLTRAVREGAICYLDEVVEARKDVTVVLHPLTDSRRRLIIDRTGEELEAPEGFMLVASYNPGYQSVLKRLKPSTRQRFLSIAFDFPEPEAETRVITAETGLPVAQVVPLVRLAGHIRKLSGMDLEEGVSTRLLVYAARLIGAGIAIEEALETAVVQALSDEPDVQQALRDLIATIYG, from the coding sequence ATGACGATGTCCCTCGACACGACGAATGCACAGATCCCCTACTACCACCCGACCGGCCGCGAATGTGCCCTGTTCGAGCGCGCCCATGCCAACGGTTTGCCCCTTCTTCTGAAGGGGCCGACCGGCTGCGGCAAAACCCGCTTCGTCGAGCATATGGCGGCGCGGCTGAACAAGCCGGTCTACACCGTCGCCTGCCATGACGACCTGTCGGCGGCGGACCTGATCGGGCGTTACCTGCTGAAGGGCGGCGAGACCGAATGGGTCGACGGGCCGCTCACCCGGGCGGTGCGCGAAGGGGCGATCTGCTATCTCGACGAGGTGGTGGAGGCGCGCAAGGACGTGACCGTGGTGCTGCACCCGCTCACCGACTCGCGCCGCCGTCTGATCATCGACCGCACCGGCGAGGAACTGGAGGCGCCGGAGGGCTTCATGCTCGTGGCCTCCTACAACCCGGGCTACCAGAGCGTGCTCAAGCGGCTCAAACCCTCGACCCGGCAGCGGTTCCTCTCGATCGCCTTCGACTTCCCCGAACCCGAGGCGGAGACGCGCGTGATCACCGCCGAGACCGGCCTGCCGGTCGCGCAGGTGGTGCCGCTGGTGCGCCTCGCCGGGCATATCCGCAAGCTCTCTGGCATGGATCTCGAGGAAGGCGTCTCGACCCGGCTTCTGGTCTATGCCGCGCGGCTGATCGGCGCGGGCATCGCGATCGAAGAGGCGCTGGAGACCGCCGTGGTCCAGGCGCTCAGCGACGAGCCGGACGTGCAGCAGGCGCTGCGCGACCTGATCGCCACGATCTACGGCTGA